The Flavobacterium marginilacus genome window below encodes:
- a CDS encoding chloramphenicol acetyltransferase, whose translation MKTLLNLDNWNRKEHFLFFKQMQEPFFGVSINIDCTKAYAVSKALDTSFFIYYLHKTLSAVNTFESFRYRIDNTHIYIHDRIDASATIGRTDGTFGFSLIEFHPDYAIFEKNAMAEIERIQNTAGLLTRDFKEDNLIHFSSIPWLNFTSLSHARNMTIPDSCPKISFGKMTLSKKGKRKMPMSIHVHHGLMDALHVGQMADYFQEIMNQETA comes from the coding sequence TTGAAAACGCTTTTAAATCTAGATAATTGGAATAGAAAAGAACATTTCCTTTTCTTTAAACAAATGCAGGAGCCTTTTTTTGGGGTAAGCATAAATATTGACTGCACCAAAGCCTATGCCGTTTCCAAAGCACTAGACACTTCATTTTTTATCTATTATTTACACAAAACACTGTCAGCCGTAAATACTTTCGAAAGTTTTAGATACCGCATAGACAACACTCACATTTACATACATGACAGGATTGATGCATCGGCGACTATAGGAAGGACTGATGGAACTTTTGGATTTTCCTTGATAGAATTTCACCCCGATTATGCGATTTTTGAAAAAAATGCAATGGCCGAAATCGAGCGTATTCAAAATACAGCAGGACTGTTAACCAGAGATTTCAAAGAAGATAATCTCATTCATTTTTCGTCAATTCCGTGGCTGAATTTTACTTCGCTTTCACACGCACGCAATATGACCATTCCAGACAGCTGTCCAAAAATTTCTTTTGGAAAAATGACATTATCTAAAAAAGGAAAAAGAAAAATGCCTATGTCAATCCACGTTCATCATGGATTGATGGATGCCCTGCACGTAGGACAAATGGCAGATTATTTTCAAGAAATTATGAATCAAGAAACGGCATAA